TAGACTCATTTCAGCTGTAGTTTGTGCGTTGGGAGCACTGGGGCAGTTCATCATTCTGCTGTAGTTCCGTTTAGCTCGACTTATCCACCCTTCAGCGCGCGGCCTTTCAGGTGTTTTTAGCCTGTCAGACTGTCCGTCCTGCTCTGCTTTAACCCGACATCAGACCTCTCTGCCTGGatggtggttttttttttttgttttaaacggAAATGgatcagaggagcagaggaatcAAGCGCGCTGATGATCTAGACAGGCTCAAAGGGCTGCTGGGGAAATAGAGCACAGTTTGACTGCAGGGCAGGACGGAGCCcctgatcccccccccgcccacacacacaccttcctcccaTTCAACCACCCAACCTCCCCGCTTTGCCTCTCTCAGGTGCAATCCAACTATCTCTGGTGGTCGGGAGTCAGGCTCCTTCAAAAGCCATAAGTGGTTGATGGAGATGTCTTTTACAGGCCATTGCAGGAGTGCCAGGGGCCGACTGCAGTCAGATATGATCTCCCACCAGAGTGTAGAGAGGTGTGCAATGCCCATCCAGAGATCTCAGGGgacaaagagggagggggggggagggagtgtgAGAAGGCTGCCCGGCACTGTCATATTACATCAAGTGCCGAGGACGAGAAGTCCATGAAAGAACGAAGCACAGATACTCGACGTGACGCCTCAATGTTTATGtgtctgtttctttctttttgctccATCTTCATGTCTGTGTATCTCGTTCAGTGTCTTTAATAAACTCTCCAGCACTCGATTGTTCTCCTCCTTTTAGTTCCTGGAAGTCATCTTCACCAGTGCCGGTTGTCTGATTATAtctttctccccctctaccACCTCCGAGATaccggctcagcccccccccccctccctccctccctccctctcttctcttcccttCGGGCAAAGTTGGGTGCTCTGCTGGCTTGACAGAGATGTCGCAAGAAAGCTTTATTTATAAAACCAACAGAGTGAGCGAACGCCATTGTACCCCCCCCTCTCGGCTGGCACAAGCAGCCGTCAACCGCAGCCGCCACCGCTGCAAATAATCGTCTCCAGCTCAGTAGCCACACTAATAATCCGCCAGCATAATCTTCAATTAGAACCGCCGTGCTAATCTCTGACAGGAATACTCGCAGAGTTTAGCGCCTTTgtagtgtgttttgtgtgtgtgtgtgcgccattcGTGTGCTTGCGAGGGCACGTAAAGGTCCACTGATTGACTGACAggggctgtgtgtgcatgtttaggAGCGCTTTGCAGGGGGAAACTGAGCGGCAATGCAAGAGCAGGATTTCCTTGTTAGTGGTGAGATTATGTATTGTGTCGTGTTCCACAGTCTGACTTCTTTAATGGGgtaaagggggagaaaaaaaagggcctAATGGATCCGGAGGCTGTGAGACATCTGGCTGCTAAGActcagggaggagagaggggggggggtgcaaccCTTATCCGCgttgttcttcttctccgtCGATCCACTCCCAACATCCATTCCCTCACATGATGGAGCAATAACTTGTGTCCCGTCTCCTCGACTCTCGCCTCCGAAGACGCTGCGTGGTTGTTTGTCGCTCCGGGGGGAGAGTGTGAGACAAACTAATACGGTTTTGGTGCACCTGGGAGTTTGTCCACATCAAATAAGAGGCGGATATTCTTCTCGGTGCGTAACGTAGAGAGGAGGCCATCGCCCCGGTGTGTCCGATCCCTGAAGAGAAGCTCACAAGTCCCCCTGACACATTAAGAGTAATGGGGTCACTGGTGCCGAATCATATTTTTCATTTACACCAAAATTCACCATCCGACCCTTAATGAAAAACAGTTTGAGGCACCAAGCCAAGGTCATAGGGGAaaagtgtttaaaatgtaatacattATTCTTACAGATAATAGACTCATTTTCTGAGGGTTTGTTGATGACTCAGggtcattttatttgattatttaatgGTGTTTTCTGCTATGCAACTAACGAATAATGAATCGCACACGCAATGTAGAAAATCTAATGAATATCATGATGAGGATTCCCGTTGTATATCTGCTGCCTCCCCCGTTCTCGTAAATCCTCTGATCCATGAGTTTGTTGTCAGTCCACCTCGAGCGGTGACCCTTATTACCGGCGTCCCGAGTCCCAGTGACCCATCTGCCTGGTGTCCACAGACGGGTTGGTGAGCGACGGTGAGTTCTTGGACATCACGGAGATCAAGAGGCAGCAGGCCGAGGACTACGAATGCATCACCAACAACGGAGTGGCTTCCCCCGATCAGCGCAAGGTCAAGGTCACCGTCAACTgtaagcaacccccccccccagcccaaTGGGGATAATTCAGTGATGCATAAACCATTTATGTTAATACTAAAGATGCATTATTATGTATGAATTAATCCATGTTAATGTTGCTCGctcggtggtgggggggcgggggggttaccTGACTCGACATCTCTGTGAATGCACATGTGTACTGATGGATGGATGCCCTCTCCTCCCTTGTCTTTCTGTGCCAGACCCTCCCATGATCACCGACATGAAGAACATGCCGGCCCATTTGGGGAAGACGGCCATCCTGCGCTGCGAAGCCATGGCGGTCCCGCCAGCCTCCTTCGAGTGGTACAAAGACGACCACAGGTGAGACCCCTGAAGGGGGCCACTGCTCCGCACGTTATGCCAGCAAcatctaaaaatgtttttttttcctctctccctggcCTTTCAGTCCTCACTGAGCTGATACGTTTTACACGGATTTAGGCTTTTTGAAAAATGCACTTCAGACTGGAACAATCGATAAACACCGGCCTTTACGGTTGTGTAATAGCGAGCTTCTGGGACAATGCTGTGCACGTGGTGCAGGTGCTGTAGAGGTTTGGACCATTTACCAATTTACAATGTCAATGACAATTGCTGAACTGAGTGAGTTCAACGATGTGACAAAAACAACTCGAGGTGGTGACAGAGACAAGGAGGGAACGGGACTGATACCAAAATGGATTTATTAGTGGGAACATGAATCAATCTGAAAAAACAGGTCATTTCCAACACGATTTCCATGTGTGGTCTTGGCTGCCTTCCAGTCACCTAACCTCTGACATTAGTAAAGGTTTCggataattaaataaatgttttcaccaTCTCTGGGGAAATATCAGCTTGTTGGAACCATATTTGCTCTCTGTAACCCACACGTAATCTGTCTTTTCAAGTTTGTAAAAAGGTGCTAGAGAGCCTAGATGAGTTCAAATGATTTGGCATCCGCCACAATAACACGCAGAAGTACTTAGACGAGCCTTTGCCAGCCGAGAGAGAGCTGTTAATGGAGTATAATGGGCCCCAGCAGGGGGTTTCTGTTATTTATGGGCTGTTAGATTTCACTATTAGGATGAGGTGAGAcagagcctgcgtggggtgggACGGCGTCGCACAGCCGTCTCTGGAGAGTCGTAGAAACAAAAAGCCTCTTGGGGCGAAACGCTATGTTGTGTTACCTCACCCGCTTCTGACacgctcttctcctcccgctttccttccctcctgccTTTtcgctgctccccccccccacaccgctGCTACCACCCAGGCCGGTGGAGAGTGACAACACCCTGAGGATCAAAAACGAGAAGACGCGCTCACTGCTGCTCTTCACCAACGTGACGGAGAAACACTTTGGCAACTACACTTGCTTCGCCTCCAACCGCCTGGGGGCCTCCAACGCCAGCATGCTGCTGTTCCGTAAGTCCTCACACAGAGGTGCACGTGCACGGTGCGCACGGCGTGCACGGTGCGCGCGTGGGTGCGAGGACGAGCCAGTTTGCagaaaaagaaggaagagaaaatacATGGCGTTTTTTCCCTTGCTTGCGTTTTCTCAGCCCTCTCCGCCCTCCTTTCTCCCCATTTCCGTTTTTCTCCACCCCATTAAAGCTTCGCTTTCCTATattactctccctctctctctctctttctctcccactccctctctctctcaccctgcaTCTCTCGTCCAAATGCATTcccgtatgcacacacacacacgcgcgctctgCTCTTCCGTTACCCGAGAAGTTGTCATTTCTCTCCATGCACAATTCACATTAAGCGTCCCCAATGAGCGATTTCCTTCCCTTccaccctccccaccctcctcccctcccccctctagtGCATTCAGCATTACCATCTTAAGTGAGTCCTTcatctatcccctttcttctttCATTGCTTTGCCCATTATCCCAGCCGGTCTCCCTTCAATGACTCACTCTCTCGTCAGACCCAtacatcttcctgctctctttcCCCCCGCCGCTGACACTTCTGTCAGCCTGTCTCTCCGTCATCTGTCCTTTcgcctcctctttccttcctaatctccccccccccgcccgctcgCCATCATTAGAACACAACAAATCCTTCTCCGTTGTGGAGCGGGCGTGGAAAATCTGACCGTAATCGTCTGCTTTTATTTCTATTGATGCACTGCTTGTCCCTGCCCGCTTTGTTTTCATGCTTTTGTCCTTTTACACCTCACCGTTTTAAGAAGGTGcaacattttttaatattcacaaTTCCGCCGTCACATCAGAATTGATGGTGAGCCTATTACCAGAGCCACTGGCAGGCGGCACCAGCTTTCCCTACAATGTTCAATTATAAGACGCCCGGATGCTGTTCTACCAGATTGCCAAATGGCACGAAACAGGAGGAGAGAATCCAATTCAATTGTGTTTCTCTTGCAGTTTTTCTCGCAAATAGGATATTCTTCATTTcgacttttgttttttcttgttggAGAAGCATGATCCATTATTTTTCCAGGAGTTAAATGAAGTGCACGAACACGCGGACACTTTGACCTGCACTGAGTAATGACACTAACGAGGGTGCTTGTGATGCGTTTTTGCCGCCTGGGCTGGTTGGGATTTTCTGGCACACGCAAATGGAGCAGCGCCATTATAAATGTTATTAGTTTCGCCTGTTGGACAAGTCAGGGTGTGATCCCTGACCCACACATGGGTTTCTGAATAAAGTGACAAACAGGCAGAACTATTACCATCGGGAAAACACGTCACGGCTTCTCCGACTTGAGATTTGACCACGTTAACGTGTTACTAAAGTCAAATATCTCTCACCGTGCTTATTGAGATGCGTCAACGTCTTGgaaataattgtattattaactccagcccccccgcgaccctgtgtgcaggataagcggtttgacaatggatggatggattgtaatattaatattttatcaCCTTTCCTCGCCCCTCCAGGACCGGGGGCCATACAGGGGCGAGGGGCCGGTCTACACGCTGGGATGAGTGTCTGGGTTTCCCTCTCTGCTGTTCTTCTGCTGAAGCTGTAAAGATGAAGATCCACTTTCGGAATTGTCCCTAAacaccgccgccccccccctccccaactcccgccctcttcctccctttctcccccttgacggaaggaagaaggaaatgAAATTCTTTAATTACGAACCCATCACTGTGAACAAAAAGAATATGCATTATTCTAGGAGCCATCGCATCaaccacacaaccccccccccccccccccaaaaaaaagaaaccccgCCGCCTCGATTCAATCTGGAGGTCAAAGCGTCGTCATcatctctctcgcacacactctctctttttgtccccCAGCATGCCTTGCAGATTCGTCTGACTCGgcgccccccccttccccacctcACCTGGTTTGCCCCTCATTATTGCCACCGAGCTGATGTTGATGGAGAGTGTATATTAACAATTATTGTGTCGGTGATCAATGAGAAAGTAGATAGTCTAACAACTGGACGATCatatatgtattatacataGACTAATGACTGACCTACAATGTTTGCCTTATGGAAATGATATATCAAATATCAATATCACGGTTGATATTTATAGAATTATAGTAATAACGTGTTAAAGACGGTCATTGTACCTTTTGAAAGTTGTTCAATTGGTCGCCATGTGGAGTGTCGCCctctgatcacacacacacacacacacgtatggcTTTTGGATTTTAACCGTGTAGCAGTGAAGCTGCTATGAATGatgtcaaaatgtatttaaaaaaaaaaaagggtgggtGGTGACGGCGTCACTCTTAACTCCCCCTTTATGTAACTTTGGGGGTTTATACCAAGGTTTCGCATGTGGACCCCTTCACCGCCCAAACCTTTttacccccctcgccccccatgTTCAACGTGCTCTGTCTAGTTGCCCTTCACATCGCTTTAGTGTTCTCCGtgtcacccctccccccccccccctcctcttcttccgcAGTGTAAATATATACAGGCCGAACGACAACCCTTCCTGACCCCCACCCTCGACCCCACCCGCTCCGGCTGTGCGAAGCGGCGAGAGACTGTCCCGCCACAAAGATATCCTCTGCTTCCAGGCTGCGATGCCGTCCTCTTTGTCGCTTGTTGATAGCATGTACCGGTTAGAGATGTTCCTGTTGTGAGTCCACACtcccttcaccaccaccaccacctccacccccgaGCCAACCCCACCTTTCCCTGCACTGTGTCTGTTTTACTCTGCAAGGTTACCTGCTTTTACTTTATTGGTGTTAATAATAgtacagatgatgatgatgttaatTAGTATTTGAATAACTATGAATAGTATTTCcatgtgagaaaaagaagatgaaaacaTTCTGATGGTAATGAGCCGTGCTTggggaaaaaaacttttttttgtacttAACTCTCAGAAAGTCACACATTGAACAACcacaaatgggggaaaaaagagacatGTAAGTTTTTTGAAGTGATGTGCTCTTTTTTGCCGTGAcgagctttttaaaaaaaaacattcgaAACCGTACAATTATCTCATCCGAGGCCAGAAGCAGTAAATGATGATGCTATATATAATTTGTAACAGTTTATGTATTGGACTTTTTACTTTTCCATGCTTATAACGGCACCACAGATTAACGGCGTGTTTGTCCAGTTGTCATCGCGTGTCTCTCTCCAACCAGACCGATAGATGAATTGTGGCTGTAAGGTGGTTCTTGTTGGGTCAAACTACAGGGAGATAAAGATGTAATTAGCCAATTCCCGTGGCTGGCTAAGTGAAGGAGTCTTGGCTccacctgtgcccccccccccccctccccagctgGGGATGGCGCCCATAAATCAAGCTCATACCTGCCACTGACAGGAATCCTCTTCAAGGACAAACCCCGCCTCGGTGcaccggtccccccccccccgccgatgTGTACCTGTGACATGCAGACATGGGCCCTGCGATACCCCCGTGGCACAATTATCCatcctctgccccccacccctcccgcccccctcaacccccacgcacagcagcacaaacagtgGGGAGGAAAACCCACATTTCTCCTGAAACACTGTTTCCTCTCACATGCAGCGACTATATGCAAATTTGCCATAACAAGCTTGCACGGAGAGATGAGTTTGtgcccccctttccccccccgccGGACTCGGACCACTGCGACCTTAAAGGGGAATTACACCGTATTGAATCAACTgcctgaatgtgttttgtttgattttgtttcaaACCAGCAATAACCCCCCTAACTCTACTGAGAGGTATCCGATGTGGTTAGAGCTGTGGTGTAATATCCGAAGAGGACATTAACAAGGTATATCAAATAAGTTTATTGCCGTACTTTTACCGTGTACAGTACTCTGAAATGATTGTGAAGCTCCGTTTAAATGGTCCTTAATCTAAAGCAGTTAATGTTGTGCTCAAAAAGTCTTGCCCTCTGCGATGTAGTCGGGTCGTCTGTGTGACGGAACGCAGTGTTTGTGCATCTTGTTGCTCCAAAAAGTTATGACGGATTCCACTTCAAGCACAAGAGAAGGTTGTCTGCTCagtgcttcttttttctgtctcgGCCCCTTTTTCATCCTCTCAGTATCTCTGTCTTTCATGCCgggttttttatattttcatttatttcagtttCCTACTCAAGTACTGTACACTGTTCCATGTCAGCCTACCACTGGGTTTGTCAGTGGCATATAACATCTCTATGTACATAATCTGTCCTTGATgatgaaaaagaacaaaaaattccctggaaaaaaaaggcacggacaaaaaagaaaaaaaaaagggaggataATAACGTCATGTTTCTCAATGTGGGATCGAAAAAAAAGCACGTCAATGTTGGTGTATGGgtggattttgaaaaaaagaaaagaaaacaaacaaacaaacaaactgtatGTTGTGTTCAGCTTCATGGGTAAAGGGTCCAGATTgcgggaggggggtggagtggtgggggtggagggggggcaatTCAAGCAATATTGCTGGAAACTCGTGATGACAAGCAGAATGTGTGCATTTGTACAAGCAAACAACTAAAGAATCACGAGTCACGACGTGTGTAAATGAATCAAGCTTCTTCTGGTACGAGTGAGGAGGACCTGGGGGGCGCGGAGGGgttgtctggggggggggggggggggggagcagagtgTAGGAGAAACCCTGACAATGCAAATCCAAAAGCTGAGAGCACAGGGGGGGAGACGGGACAACCACAACCCAAATGTGAACGCCTCCAAGCCCTCGCATTTTCCACACTTTAGCGCGGTGGTCTTTCCCCGGGGAAGGTGCACCACAGACTATTTATGGCGCCACTGTGTAATATGAACAGCATTAACATAGCATTGATCGCAAAACGCAGTCTGGCCTACTTCAAGTGTATAAATAACCCCCCCAGCCGGGGTTCAATGAGTTTACAGCGGGATAAACAAGACGTCTGCTCGGCCTCTAATTACATCTGGTGCCCCCCCGAGGAGAAGGTTTTGATTGGCTCCTGCCTGCCGGAGGTTATGATGTGTTTACACAGGATCGGGGTCGATTAGATGGCACGACGCTTTTATTTCGAGCTCGCAAAAGCAGCACGTCGCGCCAGACGAGAGTGCGCGGCGTTGTGTTGCACTTTAAAAGCTGTTCTTTTGTTTGCGGTCAGATTGCAGTAATGGATTTACACCTCTGGAAAAAAGGGGAGGTGATTGCACATGGCTGTAGATTAAAGGCCCTTTGTGCTTTTGTTAAGATATCAGTGCAGTGTTTACACGAGGGCTTGAGAACGTGGTTTGTGAAATACCTGTAGCAGTTTCAGAGCGCCGCGCCTTTGCTGAAAGGAGTAATTAAGCTTGTGTGAGCAACGCTGCGGCACATCGTTCCCCTGTACTGTAAACTGTAACATAATTACGGGGCTTCGAAGCCGTAGAACGGCGGAAGGCGGTTTGCGAACCCCGGGAAGGTTTGTGAGCGGCGCTGCGGGCTCCGTTTTGTATGCGGAACACCCTCCCATACGTGCAACGGATCCCGGACAGACTTTCAATTCCGAAGGCAATGGCAAATCAATACATTGGACCAAATGGCTTTGGAATGGAGTCATTCCTCCCGGGCCGGCCCTCACCGACGCCCCAGAAGCTGAATTGATCAAGTGTCCGTAGAAGCGCCTCGGAACCGAGAGCATAATTCATCACGCCTGATACAAGACACCCctaattgcacattgatttTAAACCCTTCTCTGAAACCATTTATGCTTGGCTGTAACGTCAGCTCGGTAAACTATGTGTTTTAAAGCTGGATGGAACGAAGAGTGAATCGGTTGTTTCTCAAGTCAAGCCGGGCTGGTATTTGTTGGGCTTTTACGCGCTAAGCGCAGTTCAGTTGGTGCTGCATTGTATTTTATAAGCAATGACAGCGATGTGACCTGGATCGACGGCAGCAGCCGTTGACGCTGTGTATCGAGAGGCTTATTTCTGTATGTAAAACAGTTAAGATGTACGCCTGCAGTACAATCGTAATTTAAACGCAACAGATCATAATTTAATGATGTGAGAAATTGCATTGCTGCACCACAGTCGGTGTCCCAAAAGGCTGTATGCGCAGAGTGACGATTGTATATAAGTGATTATCGATGCTCACGTCCTTCACAGCAAAGCCCGGCTAATTCCCATACATTATCCTAATCATCCATTGTTCGCCAACTATCTACAGGCTCATTGGGTTATCACGGGCAAAGTCCACGTTGAAAGTCTATTTGTGCCCAGTACTTTTCCATTACCGCAGCTAATGACTACATTAGTGCACAGCACGCTGGACGGGATTGTGACGACGGAAGGTCTCGGCGAGCAAGAGCACACTTCAGGTGTTTGAAACATCAGAAACATCATTAAAGAGTCGCATGATGAGGATATCGGGTTAATTTATTGGGCGGAATGGATGGCCGGAGAGGCGGGAGGATAGATGTTATACTGCAGTGTTTAGTGGTAGTATTTTGTAATAAATAGGTGTCCTGTATATATTTCAAACCTCAGCTTGCAGCAGAGACGCCGGGTCACATGAGACGCCTTCCTCACCGCAGATGGCATCTTATCAAATCGCTCACCTCACGGAGAAAACGGCAGCGTCTGGCTAATCATCAGCGCGCCGCAACGCGCCCGTGGACCAGGCAACAACACAATGGAGGCGTCTCGCCCACCGCGTCTCCCCTAGTCATTAAGTCGCCCACCTCACATCTCCAGCATGGGAGGAATCCCATTACTCGGCCTCTCTGAATCACCCGCCCACGCCTGGCCTTTCGCCTGTCAATCAACCGCGGGGTAAATATTGGTTGTGGTGCCGAAAACTGACACGAGAAGCTttgattttttgaaaaaaaaaagttttttgacAGCTCCAACTGGTGTTTTATTGCGCTGATTTACGTCGACAATTCATCGATGCGAGCTGCATGCGTCTCATTAGGGCGTTCGGTGCGCTGGCGGCCGGGGTACATAACAGGATGTATAatagggggggggagtgggggcaGGCGGGGTCTGGCCTCTTGCTTTGCCTCAAGAGAACAATCCCAGCCAAACGGACCGCAGCAAGTCCCACCGCAGAGTAATGCAAAACGTCCCATTTGAAAACTAATCACACGTTTTACCAGGAGAGAACCAACCGTGTGTAATTGGGGGGGATGAGTTGTCTGGTTGAATGAGGAGCCTAACCTGCTCTCAACCTTTCACctaacacacacattgctgtcaTTCCCCCTGTCCTCCATCACTTTTCGAGTGGTGACAACCTGTGAGACGTCCTGCTGTCCCACCTCGCAGTGCTCCTCGTTCGTGCAGTCTGCCGGTTCTGTTGTAAATGATGTgttggttgttttttctttttgtgtttgtctcgtCTGTTTTGGTTTGGCCGGATTACGAGGACGTTTCGATGGTCTACCCGCTTGCTCTGTGAGGACATCGTGGACTTGTGAGGACAAAGGACAGGCCCCTACCAAGGTGAAGAGTGTAgaagcgtgtgtgttttgtattatGTGAACAGGGCTGACGTGGTTGTTTACTTCCCAAACACAGGCCTGAATTACAGACTATTCATTTTCTCCAGATCTCATCagtccaaacacacaaaaaaaaaacaatgaaaaggagCAAAACATTTGCCTTCCACCGTGACAGGTGTTCAGTGATGATTGTACTTCTTCTTTTGGATCCGTTCGGTGGCTGAACGGCTCTCCTTTGACTTTGtgctatttctcttttttttttttcaaaatccgAGAAGTGGAGTTAAAAATCCTATCAtgtggagggagacaaaaaaataaatctgttttgtTTCTACCAGGACTCgctgtgtgtgctttgttgCTCTGTGAGAGGACGGGAGGTCAGGAGAGCGGCTTCCTGCTGAGGAAAGAGCTTCTGCCTTTGTTCAGTCTGCAGGTTCTTtgagaaagtttttttttttttttttaatcaaaatgtctgaatgttCAGTTTGATAAAACTGTCAGAATAAATGGTTCATACCAAAACCACTTGACAACCAATGATTGGAATTCATTGAGTGGGTGATAACTCCACAATAGGAGTGAGCTATGAAAAGTGAATATGTTAACTAATTTATCCATTTTGACGGGTTGCAACGGGCTGTTGTCATTCTGTTCATGCTCATTTCTTACAAGCAGGAGGAAACTTTCCGCTTATTCGCTTATCGTCAATCAGAGTGATCATAATTCTgctattttttataaatttataaaaatgtataaaattataaattttGCGCTAATTCATTTTGTTCAGGTTTTTAAATCCTTACTGACCCACACAGAACGCGTTCAGTAGGAGGGACAGGAGATCTTTAGGGGAGATAGCAGGTCATGCTTGAGCCACTCGGAACTGTTACATCATCTGAAAGCTGGAAGCCTGAAGATGAATTTGAGATGCAGCTCATCAGTTTGCATATgacaaaaataacatgaaataaTCAATTGTTCATTAAAATGTGAATAGGGGTTTACAAGACCCTGATGGATGGGTGTGATGCCTGATCACATGCTCACGCGTCTCTTTTAGGGTTTATTCCGTCATTCAGATTTGGTGCTTTATTTAACAATTTCTtgaaaattgtttaaaaaataagaatCCGAAAGAGTATTCAAtttttatagtgtgtgtatCCTTGGTGAGGACACAATTAAATGATACTTGCTAAGTCTTTCATCACACTGTAGGTcagttgaatgttttatttgggtAGAACATGAAATTGGGGATGTGTTCTTTGGATATGTTGGACCAAAAAAGGTGACTTCCACCATTAATGTGACCACAAATATTGGCATTTTAAAGTAATGAAATGCTTTCTTCACTGCTGACCTATTTGGAATAATGATATTTGTCCCTGTTTTTAGACCCCCTTCACTAGTAATTAGTTCAATGGATCAATTAATGGATCATCTGTCTTTTTCAATTCACAACTAAAAGTTTTAGACTGTTTTTCCTCAAGTTGaactactttttttaaacttgcgTGTCTggctttgatgatgatgatgattacacCTAGTACCACATCTCTTCTCACCCTCGGGGGACGCAGATCTGAATTTATTACGCTCATTATGCTCATTAGGCCACTCAGGAAATTCATATTTACAGCTATTGCACAGAAAATACTCATACAGCACAAATCAAAACAAGCGTTTTTGAATACATCAACATATCCAGTTACGTGCTGCAAAGCCTCTGAACTAGAAGACAGAAGTTGTTGCTACTTGTAAAAGCTTTATTACTTGACAAATTGAAGATACTCAATCATTACTTCTTCCAGTCTCAAGTGTTCTttgcgttgtgtttttttgtaagtAATAAGCAATTATATCTGAGGTAACTTGCTGTAAATCCAAGTCCTTTTGGGTAAATATTAGAAATGTAACTCATTCCAAATGACGGTGAAAATCGAAATAATTCACTGCAGCAGAAGGAAACACA
This genomic stretch from Gasterosteus aculeatus chromosome 20, fGasAcu3.hap1.1, whole genome shotgun sequence harbors:
- the iglon5 gene encoding igLON family member 5 is translated as MGCPLLRNAFAGVLLVLLSQASSAHGGEFGHLPDNITVLEGDGVTLRCRIDEEVTHKAWLNRSNILFTGTDKWSLDKRVTLANSNNSDFSIHIEKVQVTDEGPYTCSFQANNKPRIAHVYLIVQVAARIVNISKNVSVNEGENVNLFCLAVGRPEPTVTWKDQKYGLVSDGEFLDITEIKRQQAEDYECITNNGVASPDQRKVKVTVNYPPMITDMKNMPAHLGKTAILRCEAMAVPPASFEWYKDDHRPVESDNTLRIKNEKTRSLLLFTNVTEKHFGNYTCFASNRLGASNASMLLFRPGAIQGRGAGLHAGMSVWVSLSAVLLLKL